The DNA sequence GGCAGCAGGTGACCCACCTAGAGGTACCAGAAGTCAAAGAAAACCCATCCCCAGAGGGCTTTTGTGCTGAGAACGAGACAGGCTCCAGCAGGAGAGGTCTGCAGGCCGCAGGTTCAGAGGAGGCAAAGCCTCTCTTCCCTAAGGGACTGGAGCAGAGCAGGGCTTGGGTGACCCCGAGAAAGAGTACCACTAGCAGGATAGTGGTCAGTGAGGATACCCACCTCCCCATTTCCGAACCTGCGTTGTCAGACGAATTAAATGAGGTACAGATGATGAGGGTGACCATTTGCCTCAAAGATGGGAGCCAGGCCAAGACCGGTGGCCCAACAGAGACTGGAGATCTAGCCAGACACTCAAATGTCCAGGCCAGGGAGAGTTTCATCCGGATGCCCTCCTCGCTGCTGACCCCTACTCCCAGGGGACTCACTTCTGGCATGGAAAGGCAGGCCTCGAAAGAACTGGAAACTTTTTCCTCTAAGAAAAAGCAAGGAATCTTATGGGGTAAGGGAGGAGCCAAGCCTAGCTACCCAGAGGCTCCTGGGGCAAGTGGCCTGCCCAAGGCCAGTCCTAGAAAGAAGATGACCCAGAAGAAAAAACCCCTCTGGGATGCCTCAGCTGTTTCCCTGGGGAGAGCCTTCCACCAGTGGGGTCAGAGATTAAAGTCAGCACCTGCAGAACCAGCCACCTTCCCCCCAATCTCTGGTGTTGGACTGCCTGGGAGGTCCAATAAATGCTCACTGCTGCCTTTGAGACCCAAACAGTGCAAGAACTTCTACACTGGGAAGAGACCTGGGGCAAAACGGACAAGGGACTTACATTCAGTAGCCAAAGAAGACACTGACTCGACCAAAGATTCCTGCTCACAGGTTCCGTTTCCAACACAAAGGGCAGAGCCGTCTACCCAGAGCACGCACGAAGAATTCAGCGGTGGGGATATAAACGCCAGAAGCCTCCAGGACCCAGCAAACTCTCAGCCCTTAGCCCCGAGCCAGAAAGGCATCCTGTCTAGAAAATCTGCATCCTCTGGTGACCAGGAACCACCTGTGGCTCCCTTACCCCCAGATCCAGAGATGCAGCAGCTACCCGGAACACAGGGCTGTCCCCGTTGTCCAGAGTTACAGAAGGAAATAGAGAACCTCAAGAAACAGCTATTGGCCCTGCAGGCTGTCAATGAGAAGTTCCAGGCACTGTCAAGTTAAAGCCAAGGTGTGTCCACAGGACAAGCCTCAGGTGTCCGTGGAGCCCGGTGCTGCCGTTCAGCTACTTCCTTCGGTTCCTCCTCCAGATTCTTGCCCCTTTGCCACTGCTTAGTCTCCCAGCCCTTCTCCGTGGCACACACGTACctcttaggaaagaaaataagagtttgtgatataaagtaaataaagatgattttaaagaatgccatcttgtctctgccttctttaaACTGATCTATGTACGAACGGGGCCTGGAATGGaatatgaagtaaaaaaaattatgtcaaaGGTAAATGATGCTGAAGAGGccaagggtattttttttaaacctctatAAATGTTTCAAACTGCTAGTGTTTTATTTGGGCTTCaagttttgatttggtttgtttgtttccttgagaaTGGGCCCATATCAAGGAAATCAGGATGGTTCTCCAGATAAACATGAACTCCCCTCTCCAATCCTGGATGGCTTAGGGAGTTGCTTCTGTTTAGCAGTAGGTCTTTTTACAGGGCTAGGACTAAGGATGGAAAAACCACAAATATAAATCTAGGTGCTTGtgtgttgttttaatattttaagcaaagaattttctctttccctctgctaTCCCTTCTTCTCTGGGAAAAGGTCTGAATTCTCCCTTGCTCACACACCAAGGAGCAGCCTGTCCATGTAGTAGCATTCATTAGTGCATTCTGAAGCAGTTAGACCAATTCTAACTGGTGTGGCAACCACATAGTGCTACAGAGGCACAGGCAGAATTTCAGAAGTCAGTAGGGTCTGTTGATGATCTGGCCCAACAAAACCTAAATGTAAGATCTCTAAGTGATAACTCCCCAGGCCTGGCAAGCAGAAAAGAGGTGCAAAGCCATAGCAGAGATTTCAGGATGTttgcaaacagaaacaaagcgcAGAAAGAACTCAGTAGGAGTCACTTTCCCCGCAATTCTTTGCTTGTGTCTTAGACAAGGCGACTGGATGACTTTCACACCCTCTCCCGTTCCACCCCATGGCAGATACCTAGGCTGTACTGATGGAGGATATGGTGCTCCGGGGtctagaaatagaaatcatcTTTTATTGCTCTGAAGATGTATCATCTCTTGGATAGGAAAAATTGACACCAATATCAGAGAACAAACCGCAATGCCCAGTGTAAAAAATAACCAGAAAGCTACGTGGCATGGGGTTAAGAACCCTGTGGGGGAGCTATGAACTCACCTTTAAATCTCAGCTTCAGTCCTGGCTAATCAAGTGCCCTTGATGACTCAGTTTAATTTTGTTGAGCTTCCATTTTTGCTTCTCTAAAATGGGCAGAATAACAATTAGGTGTCCTGGGTAAAGAAGAACCGCCTAGAGCTTAAAGTCAGACTCCAGGAAAATATCAAGGACTGCTATGGTTTTAGATCTAGAGATGGTAGAGTGCAACTTTGATGGCGGATTTCCTACCCTGGAGGTGGACGTAGCTGTCCCCCACCCGACCCCTGTAACTATTGGGATAGACCTAGGATTAGTGAAGAGACCATCTCTGGACCTTCTGTGACATCCTAAGGAAAAGGCAATCATGTTGTTGGGTGGGGGGCACCAAGTTAGAAGCAGCCACACTACTTGACACACTCTGAGAGAGTCCAAAACGCACTGAGTGTGCATGGGACAAAGTATCACAGAAACTTGCAGTGAGCCAGGGATATCACCACTCCTGTTAGGAACTGCTTTCATATTTCGTTCCTATGAATACAACACCACTCTATGGAAAACTTCATTTAAAAGCTATCAAGGAACATTGGGcaatggtagtacatgcctttaacctcagctgAGGCAgttcactgtgagttcaaggccatctaggtctacagagtgagttccagaccagccagagctctacagtgagaccctgactcaaaataacaaatgaaggccgggcggtggtggcacacgcctttaatcccagcactcgggaggcagaggcaggcggatctctgtgagttcgagaccagcctggtctacagagctagttccaggacaggctccaaaaccacagagaaaccctgtctcgaaaaaccaaaaaaaaaaaaaaaagaaaaaaaaaagaacaaatgaataacAAATAAAGTCAACAAAACATCACATTTGCTActttaagaacaaacaaaaatcaccaaaTGGAAGGTAGCACAAGGAAAATGTATTTGTGAAATGTGTGATGGTAGATAAGAATTGTAAACACCATCAATCAGTAGTGCTGGCTTAATTGAACTCAGCAAAGGAGACATTTCCTTAGTAACACTGGTTcacaggatggagagagaagaatcATCAACTCTTAGCACTCAGAAGAGAATTCTAGAGAAAATGACCATAAATAAAAGGTTGTACTAAAAGCATACAGTGGACCAGAAACATTACAAAAGGAGTctggggatgttgctcagtggtGGAGTTCTTGCTTAGGATGCATACGGTCCTAGGTTCTATCACCATCATGGTAATAAAGATAGTTACACTGAAGGGAGATGTACAGAAGATAACATCATAGATTTGAAAAATAGTTAAAGCTAGTTCCCTTGAGGAAGATATCAAGTCAGAATAAAACTCTAGTAAACAGAGAAAATACTGATATAACAACGAAAGCACCTTCCCAGATCAGCAGGAGCCTCCCCATTCCATCTCCCTAGACGAATCACAATTTTGAAggcaataattaaaatgaaatcagtAGTTTTGACCAGATAATACAAATTTTGAAGTTTGAGAAATATCTTTGAAACTTACTTTACAGTAACCAATTCCACAGAccgtaaagaaaagaaaatggacaaatttgattgtttttttaatatatcatGAAAAGGAACTTCACAGGAAGCATGATTAGCCGTAAGTGCAAGAACGGAGATTCGGTCTTGTTATAATgagatatgcaaattaa is a window from the Microtus ochrogaster isolate Prairie Vole_2 chromosome 15, MicOch1.0, whole genome shotgun sequence genome containing:
- the LOC101996311 gene encoding uncharacterized protein CXorf49 homolog codes for the protein MNPPEEVSVPEDGIYVDSEDQTKSSSLEPRPAESSEGEGSVPGPKGSEFPVVSQLEVPEPTSVVLWAEGCWQDSPVPVLEEESLEPPVEEKVVDLNFLSQPKAETVASGQQVTHLEVPEVKENPSPEGFCAENETGSSRRGLQAAGSEEAKPLFPKGLEQSRAWVTPRKSTTSRIVVSEDTHLPISEPALSDELNEVQMMRVTICLKDGSQAKTGGPTETGDLARHSNVQARESFIRMPSSLLTPTPRGLTSGMERQASKELETFSSKKKQGILWGKGGAKPSYPEAPGASGLPKASPRKKMTQKKKPLWDASAVSLGRAFHQWGQRLKSAPAEPATFPPISGVGLPGRSNKCSLLPLRPKQCKNFYTGKRPGAKRTRDLHSVAKEDTDSTKDSCSQVPFPTQRAEPSTQSTHEEFSGGDINARSLQDPANSQPLAPSQKGILSRKSASSGDQEPPVAPLPPDPEMQQLPGTQGCPRCPELQKEIENLKKQLLALQAVNEKFQALSS